A genome region from Halarchaeum grantii includes the following:
- a CDS encoding glycine zipper 2TM domain-containing protein translates to MDRLTRAVSRAKYAAVGAAVGAGLGGLVSRNAASTGGALGGLVGAVLGETSVGVADTYTDLKERVK, encoded by the coding sequence ATGGACAGACTCACGCGTGCGGTCAGTCGAGCGAAGTACGCAGCGGTCGGTGCAGCGGTCGGCGCCGGCCTCGGCGGTCTCGTCAGTCGGAACGCGGCGAGCACGGGCGGCGCACTCGGCGGCCTCGTCGGCGCGGTACTCGGCGAGACGAGCGTCGGCGTCGCGGACACCTACACGGACCTGAAAGAGCGCGTCAAGTAG
- a CDS encoding Rieske (2Fe-2S) protein, producing the protein MVDGTKITDLESVPLLGSYLFTAEDMFTNEEEVILVRCDDDPGVEAWMNNCPHESQRFDRGDGAPMRDGEIVCPKHGSHFDACTGECDNGEAAGTTLPDVDIAVEDGAVYLTDDDYTYLHAGPAAEDDGPGSTSHLSF; encoded by the coding sequence ATGGTCGACGGCACCAAGATCACCGACCTCGAGTCGGTCCCGCTCCTCGGATCGTACCTCTTCACCGCCGAGGACATGTTCACGAACGAGGAGGAGGTCATCCTCGTGCGCTGCGACGACGACCCCGGTGTCGAGGCGTGGATGAACAACTGCCCGCACGAGAGCCAGCGCTTCGACCGGGGGGACGGCGCGCCGATGCGCGACGGCGAGATCGTCTGCCCGAAGCACGGCTCGCACTTCGACGCCTGTACCGGCGAGTGCGACAACGGCGAAGCCGCCGGAACGACGCTCCCGGACGTCGACATCGCCGTCGAGGACGGCGCCGTCTATCTCACGGACGACGACTACACCTACCTCCATGCGGGTCCCGCAGCGGAGGACGACGGCCCCGGTTCGACCTCACACCTCTCGTTCTGA
- a CDS encoding TetR/AcrR family transcriptional regulator: MPAANDSASSRETREAIMEATFRALSEHGYTDLRVRDIGEEFEKSRTLIHYHFDGKHDLISAFLEYLVEQYEDQPDIDAEADPWATLEARIEQCLFGPELGADFDHWERMTVYHELFSQAQHHERHRELFTEHYAVLRENVATVLRAGIEQGAFRDVDVDDVAQLLTDVIHAARARKISLGHDDAPEQARRAVVEHVFPTLEPEDGTA; this comes from the coding sequence ATGCCCGCCGCGAACGACTCCGCGTCGTCACGGGAGACGCGCGAAGCCATCATGGAGGCGACGTTCCGTGCGCTCAGCGAGCACGGCTACACCGACCTCCGCGTGCGCGACATCGGCGAGGAGTTCGAGAAGAGTCGCACCCTCATCCACTACCACTTCGACGGCAAACACGACCTCATCTCCGCGTTCCTCGAGTACCTCGTCGAGCAGTACGAGGACCAGCCCGACATCGACGCCGAGGCCGACCCGTGGGCGACCCTCGAGGCGCGCATCGAGCAGTGTCTCTTCGGCCCCGAGCTCGGCGCCGACTTCGACCACTGGGAGCGCATGACCGTCTACCACGAGCTCTTCTCGCAGGCCCAGCACCACGAGCGCCACCGCGAGCTGTTCACCGAGCACTACGCGGTCCTCCGCGAGAACGTCGCCACGGTGCTGCGCGCCGGCATCGAGCAGGGCGCGTTCCGCGACGTCGACGTCGACGACGTCGCCCAGCTCCTCACCGACGTCATTCACGCCGCGCGAGCGCGCAAGATCTCGCTCGGCCACGACGACGCCCCCGAGCAGGCGCGCCGCGCCGTCGTCGAGCACGTCTTCCCGACGCTCGAACCCGAGGACGGCACGGCGTAA
- a CDS encoding winged helix-turn-helix domain-containing protein has protein sequence MSQFDRTADAGAEADTERADPPTPRTESRMLPAEVFSVLGNDTRVDILRALLELGADDDPVSFTDLFERVDIDDSANFSYHLRKLTGHFVKQGDDGYEFRSPGRKVVSAIFTGTLTERAQLGFFPASGNCYDCGGDLHGWYVDDTLTIGCTDCGAVQVSYPFPSGGLDDRSTEDLLAAFHHYVRHHYCLAADGVCPECTGSVETTLVRDPDDSALDVAVEHVCERCNYRLQSTLGVTLLDAAPVLVFFAERDVDLSTEPFWHFDWCVSDTRTDVVSEDPLRVELALPCAGDELRVRVDETGAVADTAVVEGLTQ, from the coding sequence ATGAGCCAGTTCGACCGGACGGCCGACGCCGGCGCGGAGGCGGACACCGAGCGCGCCGACCCGCCCACCCCCCGGACCGAATCGCGGATGCTCCCGGCGGAGGTGTTCTCCGTCCTCGGCAACGACACGCGCGTCGACATCCTCCGCGCGCTCCTCGAGCTCGGCGCCGACGACGACCCCGTCAGCTTCACCGACCTCTTCGAGCGCGTCGACATTGACGACAGCGCGAACTTCAGCTACCACCTCCGCAAGCTCACCGGCCACTTCGTCAAGCAGGGCGACGACGGCTACGAGTTCCGCTCACCGGGACGCAAGGTCGTGAGCGCCATCTTCACGGGGACGCTCACCGAGCGCGCGCAGCTCGGCTTCTTCCCCGCGAGCGGCAACTGCTACGACTGCGGGGGCGACCTCCACGGCTGGTACGTCGACGACACGCTCACCATCGGCTGCACGGACTGCGGCGCCGTCCAAGTGAGCTATCCGTTCCCCTCCGGCGGCCTCGACGACCGCTCCACCGAGGACCTCCTCGCGGCCTTCCACCACTACGTTCGCCACCATTACTGTCTCGCCGCCGACGGCGTCTGCCCCGAATGTACCGGCAGCGTCGAGACGACGCTCGTCCGCGACCCCGACGATTCGGCCCTCGACGTCGCCGTCGAGCACGTCTGCGAGCGCTGTAACTACCGCCTCCAGTCCACGCTCGGCGTCACCCTCCTCGACGCCGCGCCCGTCCTCGTCTTCTTCGCCGAACGCGACGTCGACCTCAGCACCGAGCCCTTCTGGCACTTCGACTGGTGCGTCAGCGACACGCGCACGGACGTCGTCTCCGAGGACCCGCTCCGCGTCGAACTCGCGCTCCCCTGCGCGGGCGACGAACTCCGCGTGCGCGTCGACGAGACCGGTGCCGTCGCCGACACCGCGGTCGTCGAAGGCCTCACGCAGTAG
- a CDS encoding nitroreductase family protein, whose product MTHPEPSRPLREEVAANRTPEHDVDPLFLNRWSPRAMTGASLAESEYLPLFEAARWAPSSRNSQPWRFAYAERGDDEWETFLGFVNDHNRRWAADAAVLAVLCSETTDAKGRTLSAHTFDAGAAWENLALEGTRRGLVVHPMGGFDRDAAANALDVPADYDVEVMIAIGERAPPETLPDDLRGGETPNGRKPLSEIVTRGGF is encoded by the coding sequence ATGACTCACCCTGAACCCTCGCGACCGCTCCGCGAGGAGGTCGCCGCGAATCGGACGCCGGAGCACGACGTCGACCCGCTCTTCCTCAACCGCTGGTCGCCGCGCGCGATGACGGGCGCGTCGCTCGCGGAGTCGGAGTACCTCCCGCTCTTCGAGGCGGCACGCTGGGCGCCGTCCTCGCGCAACAGCCAGCCGTGGCGGTTCGCGTACGCCGAGCGCGGCGACGACGAGTGGGAGACCTTCCTCGGATTCGTGAACGACCACAACCGACGGTGGGCGGCCGACGCCGCCGTGCTCGCCGTCCTCTGCTCGGAGACGACGGACGCGAAGGGCCGCACGCTCTCCGCGCACACCTTCGACGCGGGCGCGGCGTGGGAGAACCTCGCGCTTGAGGGCACGCGACGCGGCCTCGTCGTCCACCCGATGGGCGGGTTCGACCGCGACGCCGCGGCCAACGCCCTCGACGTGCCCGCCGACTACGACGTCGAGGTGATGATCGCGATCGGCGAACGCGCGCCGCCCGAGACGCTCCCGGACGACCTCCGTGGCGGCGAGACGCCGAACGGCCGCAAACCCCTCTCGGAGATCGTCACGCGCGGCGGCTTCTAA